In a single window of the Centropristis striata isolate RG_2023a ecotype Rhode Island chromosome 18, C.striata_1.0, whole genome shotgun sequence genome:
- the LOC131990950 gene encoding disheveled-associated activator of morphogenesis 1-like isoform X1, with amino-acid sequence MAPRKRGGGGRGGLSSFIFCCFNSNDHPEITYRLREDFALQSMEPSLPMPGYDELDGMFSELVDELDLTEKHREAMFALPAEKKWQIYCSKKKEQEENKSATSWPEYYIDQINSMAARTTLLALEKEDEEERNKTIESLKTALRTQPMRFVTRFIDLDGLTCVLNFLKSMDYETTESQIHTSLIGCIKALMNNSQGRAHVLSHTESINIIAQSLATENIKTKVAVLEIMGAVCLVPGGHKKILEAMLHYQRFACERTRFQTLINDLDRSTGRYRDEVNLKTAIMSFINAVLSQGAGETSVEFRIHLRYEFLMLGIQPVIDKLRSHENSTLDRHLDYFEMLRNEDELALSKRFESVHIDTKSATQVFDLIRKKINHTDAHPHFMSVLHHCLLMPHKRSGNTVQYWLLLDRIVQQMVLQNDKGHDPDVTPLENFNVKNVVRMLVNENEVKQWKEQAEKMRKEHHELQQKFDKKERECDAKTQEKEDMMQTLNKMKEKLEKESTEHKNVKQQVAELTTRLHELSIRQAAVVPGGPPLAPGPPGGPVPPPPVPGFGGTCPPPPPPPGGMMPPPPPPPPPPGGPPPPPGRLPIGGIPPPPGAPLGPSLKKKNIPQPANALKSFNWAKLAENKLEGTVWMEVDDAKVFKILDLEDIEKTFSAYQRQQDFFMINNSKQKEAEDDTLSSKKVKELSVIDGRRAQNCNILLSRLKLSNEEMKRAILTMDEQEDLPKDMLEQLLKFVPEKSDVDLLEEHKHELDRMAKPDRFFYEMSRINHYQQRLQSLYFKKKFAERIAEIKPKVEALTRASKEILHSRSLKQLLEVVLAFGNFMNKGQRGNAYGFKVSSLNKIADTKSSIDKNITLLHYLITILEKKYPKVLMFQEDLQSLSEAAKVNMTELEKDIGNLRSGLKSVESELEYQKKRPQELGDKFVSVVSQFITVASFSFSDVEDSLTEAKELFLKAVKHFGEDAGKMQPDEFFGIFDQFLQSFAEAQQENENMRRRKEEEERRAKMEAQLKEQREKERKARKAKANGEDDGGEFDDLVSALRSGEVFDKDLSKMKRNRKRINSQNTDASRERPVTKLNF; translated from the exons gaacaagaagaaaacaaaagtgcAACTAGTTGGCCAGAATACTACATTGATCAGATCAATTCAATGGCAGCT AGAACGACGCTCCTCGCTCTGGAGAAAGAAGACGAGGAAGAGAGGAACAAAACCATCGAGAGCTTGAAGACCGCTCTGAGGACACAACCTATGAG GTTCGTGACTCGCTTCATCGACCTGGACGGCCTGACGTGTGTCCTGAACTTCCTGAAGAGCATGGACTACGAGACCACAGAATCGCAGATCCACACGTCTCTGATCGGCTGCATCAAAGCTCTGATGAACAACTCGCAGGGCCGCGCCCACGTCCTCTCTCACACCGAGAGCATCAACATCATCGCTCAGAGCCTGGCCACCGAGAACATCAAGACCAAGGTGGCGGTGCTGGAGATAATGGGTGCCGTGTGCCTGGTGCCCGGCGGACACAAAAAAATCCTGGAGGCCATGCTGCACTACCAACGCTTCGCCTGCGAGAGGACAAGATTTCAG ACTCTTATTAACGATCTCGACCGGAGTACAGGGAGATACAGAGATGAGGTCAACCTGAAAACAGCCATCATGTCCTTTATAAACGCTGTGCTGAGTCAAGGTGCTGGAGAG ACAAGTGTGGAATTCCGTATTCACCTACGATATGAGTTCCTCATGTTGGGGATCCAACCTGTGATCGACAAGCTGCGCTCTCATGAAAACTCCACATTAGACAG GCATTTGGACTACTTTGAGATGCTGCGGAACGAGGATGAGCTGGCTCTGTCAAAACGTTTTGAGTCG gTACATATAGACACCAAAAGTGCCACCCAAGTTTTTGATCTCATCCGCAAGAAGATAAACCACACTGATGCACACCCGCACTTTATGTCTGTCCTGCATCACTGTCTCCTCATGCCAC acAAGAGGAGCGGTAACACGGTGCAGTACTGGCTGCTGTTGGATCGTATCGTCCAGCAGATGGTCTTGCAGAATGACAAAGGTCACGACCCCGACGTCACACCACTGGAGAACTTTAACGTGAAGAACGTTGTCCGGAT GCTGGTGAATGAAAATGAGGTCAAACAGTGGAAAGAGCAAgcagagaaaatgagaaaag AGCACCACGAGCTGCAGCAGAAGTTTGACAAGAAAGAGCGTGAATGTGACGCAAAGACTCAGGAGAAAGAAGACATGATGCAGACGCTCAACAAGATGAAAGAGAAGCTGGAGAAGGAGAGCACGGAGCACAAGAATGTCAAACAGCAAGTCGCTGAACTCACCACACGACTGCACGAACTCAGCATC AGACAGGCAGCTGTTGTTCCTGGAGGTCCTCCCCTCGCTCCCGGTCCCCCCGGTGGTCCTGTGCCTCCCCCGCCCGTACCAGGCTTTGGAGGTACGTGCCCACCTCCCCCGCCACCTCCTGGGGGCATGATgcctccaccacctcccccaccacctcctccgGGTGGTCCCCCACCTCCTCCCGGACGCCTACCCATCGGAGGCATCCCTCCCCCGCCGGGAGCACCCTTAGGACCGTctctgaagaagaagaacattCCCCAGCCAGCCAATGCACTCAAGTCTTTCAATTGGGCCAAGTTAGCTGAG AATAAACTGGAGGGCACTGTGTGGATGGAGGTGGACGATGCCAAGGTTTTCAAAATCCTGGATCTGGAGGACATTGAAAAGACCTTCTCAGCCTATCAGAGACAGCAG GACTTCTTTATGATCAATAACAGCAAACAG AAAGAGGCAGAAGACGACACGCTGAGCTCTAAAAAAGTCAAAGAGCTGTCAGTCATTGATGGCCGTCGAGCTCAAAACTGTAACATTCTCCTCTCGCG GCTGAAACTTTCAAATGAGGAGATGAAGAGAGCCATTCTTACGATGGACGAACAGGAAGACCTTCCCAAAGACATGCTGGAGCAG CTGCTGAAGTTCGTCCCAGAGAAGAGTGATGTGGATCTCCTGGAGGAGCACAAACATGAGCTCGACAGAATGGCAAAACCCGACCGCTTCTTCTACGAGATGAGCAG AATAAACCACTACCAGCAGAGGCTGCAGTCTTTGTACTTCAAGAAGAAGTTCGCAGAGAGGATAGCGGAGATCAAACCCAAAGTGGAAG CTCTGACCAGAGCGTCGAAGGAGATTTTACACAGCAGGAGCCTGAAGCAGCTGCTGGAGGTGGTGCTGGCCTTCGGAAACTTCATGAACAAGGGTCAGAGGGGGAACGCTTACGGCTTCAAGGTGTCTTCACTCAACAAGATCGCTGATACCAAATCCAGTATCGACAA GAACATCACTCTCCTGCACTACCTGATCACCATCCTGGAGAAGAAATACCCCAAAGTCCTGATGTTCCAGGAGGACCTGCAGAGTCTCTCAGAGGCAGCCAAAGTCAA CATGACTGAGCTGGAAAAAGATATCGGCAACCTGCGCAGCGGCTTGAAGAGCGTGGAGAGT GAGCTGGAATACCAGAAGAAGCGGCCGCAGGAGCTCGGAGATAAGTTTGTGTCTGTGGTGAGTCAGTTCATCACTGTGGCCAGCTTCAGCTTCTCCGACGTGGAGGACTCTCTCACCGAGGCCAAGGAGCTG TTCCTGAAGGCAGTAAAGCACTTCGGTGAGGATGCCGGTAAGATGCAGCCAGATGAGTTCTTTGGCATCTTCGACCAGTTCCTGCAGTCGTTCGCTGAGGCCCAGCAGGAGAACGAGAACATGCGAAGAcgcaaagaggaggaggaacgcAGGGCCAAAATGGAGGCTCAG CTCAAAGAGCAGAGGGAGAAGGAGCGAAAGGCCCGGAAAGCCAAGGCTAACGGGGAGGACGACGGCGGCGAGTTTGACGACTTGGTGTCAGCGCTGCGATCGGGCGAGGTCTTCGACAAGGACTTGTCCAAGATGAAGCGAAACCGCAAGCGCATCAACAGCCAGAACACAGACGCGAGCAGAGAGCGACCGGTCACAAAGCTCAACTTCTAA
- the LOC131990950 gene encoding disheveled-associated activator of morphogenesis 1-like isoform X2 has protein sequence MAPRKRGGGGRGGLSSFIFCCFNSNDHPEITYRLREDFALQSMEPSLPMPGYDELDGMFSELVDELDLTEKHREAMFALPAEKKWQIYCSKKKEQEENKSATSWPEYYIDQINSMAARTTLLALEKEDEEERNKTIESLKTALRTQPMRFVTRFIDLDGLTCVLNFLKSMDYETTESQIHTSLIGCIKALMNNSQGRAHVLSHTESINIIAQSLATENIKTKVAVLEIMGAVCLVPGGHKKILEAMLHYQRFACERTRFQTLINDLDRSTGRYRDEVNLKTAIMSFINAVLSQGAGETSVEFRIHLRYEFLMLGIQPVIDKLRSHENSTLDRHLDYFEMLRNEDELALSKRFESVHIDTKSATQVFDLIRKKINHTDAHPHFMSVLHHCLLMPHKRSGNTVQYWLLLDRIVQQMVLQNDKGHDPDVTPLENFNVKNVVRMLVNENEVKQWKEQAEKMRKEHHELQQKFDKKERECDAKTQEKEDMMQTLNKMKEKLEKESTEHKNVKQQVAELTTRLHELSIRQAAVVPGGPPLAPGPPGGPVPPPPVPGFGGTCPPPPPPPGGMMPPPPPPPPPPGGPPPPPGRLPIGGIPPPPGAPLGPSLKKKNIPQPANALKSFNWAKLAENKLEGTVWMEVDDAKVFKILDLEDIEKTFSAYQRQQKEAEDDTLSSKKVKELSVIDGRRAQNCNILLSRLKLSNEEMKRAILTMDEQEDLPKDMLEQLLKFVPEKSDVDLLEEHKHELDRMAKPDRFFYEMSRINHYQQRLQSLYFKKKFAERIAEIKPKVEALTRASKEILHSRSLKQLLEVVLAFGNFMNKGQRGNAYGFKVSSLNKIADTKSSIDKNITLLHYLITILEKKYPKVLMFQEDLQSLSEAAKVNMTELEKDIGNLRSGLKSVESELEYQKKRPQELGDKFVSVVSQFITVASFSFSDVEDSLTEAKELFLKAVKHFGEDAGKMQPDEFFGIFDQFLQSFAEAQQENENMRRRKEEEERRAKMEAQLKEQREKERKARKAKANGEDDGGEFDDLVSALRSGEVFDKDLSKMKRNRKRINSQNTDASRERPVTKLNF, from the exons gaacaagaagaaaacaaaagtgcAACTAGTTGGCCAGAATACTACATTGATCAGATCAATTCAATGGCAGCT AGAACGACGCTCCTCGCTCTGGAGAAAGAAGACGAGGAAGAGAGGAACAAAACCATCGAGAGCTTGAAGACCGCTCTGAGGACACAACCTATGAG GTTCGTGACTCGCTTCATCGACCTGGACGGCCTGACGTGTGTCCTGAACTTCCTGAAGAGCATGGACTACGAGACCACAGAATCGCAGATCCACACGTCTCTGATCGGCTGCATCAAAGCTCTGATGAACAACTCGCAGGGCCGCGCCCACGTCCTCTCTCACACCGAGAGCATCAACATCATCGCTCAGAGCCTGGCCACCGAGAACATCAAGACCAAGGTGGCGGTGCTGGAGATAATGGGTGCCGTGTGCCTGGTGCCCGGCGGACACAAAAAAATCCTGGAGGCCATGCTGCACTACCAACGCTTCGCCTGCGAGAGGACAAGATTTCAG ACTCTTATTAACGATCTCGACCGGAGTACAGGGAGATACAGAGATGAGGTCAACCTGAAAACAGCCATCATGTCCTTTATAAACGCTGTGCTGAGTCAAGGTGCTGGAGAG ACAAGTGTGGAATTCCGTATTCACCTACGATATGAGTTCCTCATGTTGGGGATCCAACCTGTGATCGACAAGCTGCGCTCTCATGAAAACTCCACATTAGACAG GCATTTGGACTACTTTGAGATGCTGCGGAACGAGGATGAGCTGGCTCTGTCAAAACGTTTTGAGTCG gTACATATAGACACCAAAAGTGCCACCCAAGTTTTTGATCTCATCCGCAAGAAGATAAACCACACTGATGCACACCCGCACTTTATGTCTGTCCTGCATCACTGTCTCCTCATGCCAC acAAGAGGAGCGGTAACACGGTGCAGTACTGGCTGCTGTTGGATCGTATCGTCCAGCAGATGGTCTTGCAGAATGACAAAGGTCACGACCCCGACGTCACACCACTGGAGAACTTTAACGTGAAGAACGTTGTCCGGAT GCTGGTGAATGAAAATGAGGTCAAACAGTGGAAAGAGCAAgcagagaaaatgagaaaag AGCACCACGAGCTGCAGCAGAAGTTTGACAAGAAAGAGCGTGAATGTGACGCAAAGACTCAGGAGAAAGAAGACATGATGCAGACGCTCAACAAGATGAAAGAGAAGCTGGAGAAGGAGAGCACGGAGCACAAGAATGTCAAACAGCAAGTCGCTGAACTCACCACACGACTGCACGAACTCAGCATC AGACAGGCAGCTGTTGTTCCTGGAGGTCCTCCCCTCGCTCCCGGTCCCCCCGGTGGTCCTGTGCCTCCCCCGCCCGTACCAGGCTTTGGAGGTACGTGCCCACCTCCCCCGCCACCTCCTGGGGGCATGATgcctccaccacctcccccaccacctcctccgGGTGGTCCCCCACCTCCTCCCGGACGCCTACCCATCGGAGGCATCCCTCCCCCGCCGGGAGCACCCTTAGGACCGTctctgaagaagaagaacattCCCCAGCCAGCCAATGCACTCAAGTCTTTCAATTGGGCCAAGTTAGCTGAG AATAAACTGGAGGGCACTGTGTGGATGGAGGTGGACGATGCCAAGGTTTTCAAAATCCTGGATCTGGAGGACATTGAAAAGACCTTCTCAGCCTATCAGAGACAGCAG AAAGAGGCAGAAGACGACACGCTGAGCTCTAAAAAAGTCAAAGAGCTGTCAGTCATTGATGGCCGTCGAGCTCAAAACTGTAACATTCTCCTCTCGCG GCTGAAACTTTCAAATGAGGAGATGAAGAGAGCCATTCTTACGATGGACGAACAGGAAGACCTTCCCAAAGACATGCTGGAGCAG CTGCTGAAGTTCGTCCCAGAGAAGAGTGATGTGGATCTCCTGGAGGAGCACAAACATGAGCTCGACAGAATGGCAAAACCCGACCGCTTCTTCTACGAGATGAGCAG AATAAACCACTACCAGCAGAGGCTGCAGTCTTTGTACTTCAAGAAGAAGTTCGCAGAGAGGATAGCGGAGATCAAACCCAAAGTGGAAG CTCTGACCAGAGCGTCGAAGGAGATTTTACACAGCAGGAGCCTGAAGCAGCTGCTGGAGGTGGTGCTGGCCTTCGGAAACTTCATGAACAAGGGTCAGAGGGGGAACGCTTACGGCTTCAAGGTGTCTTCACTCAACAAGATCGCTGATACCAAATCCAGTATCGACAA GAACATCACTCTCCTGCACTACCTGATCACCATCCTGGAGAAGAAATACCCCAAAGTCCTGATGTTCCAGGAGGACCTGCAGAGTCTCTCAGAGGCAGCCAAAGTCAA CATGACTGAGCTGGAAAAAGATATCGGCAACCTGCGCAGCGGCTTGAAGAGCGTGGAGAGT GAGCTGGAATACCAGAAGAAGCGGCCGCAGGAGCTCGGAGATAAGTTTGTGTCTGTGGTGAGTCAGTTCATCACTGTGGCCAGCTTCAGCTTCTCCGACGTGGAGGACTCTCTCACCGAGGCCAAGGAGCTG TTCCTGAAGGCAGTAAAGCACTTCGGTGAGGATGCCGGTAAGATGCAGCCAGATGAGTTCTTTGGCATCTTCGACCAGTTCCTGCAGTCGTTCGCTGAGGCCCAGCAGGAGAACGAGAACATGCGAAGAcgcaaagaggaggaggaacgcAGGGCCAAAATGGAGGCTCAG CTCAAAGAGCAGAGGGAGAAGGAGCGAAAGGCCCGGAAAGCCAAGGCTAACGGGGAGGACGACGGCGGCGAGTTTGACGACTTGGTGTCAGCGCTGCGATCGGGCGAGGTCTTCGACAAGGACTTGTCCAAGATGAAGCGAAACCGCAAGCGCATCAACAGCCAGAACACAGACGCGAGCAGAGAGCGACCGGTCACAAAGCTCAACTTCTAA